A stretch of the Streptomyces sp. NBC_01428 genome encodes the following:
- a CDS encoding TMEM175 family protein, producing the protein MTDASAAEATSRADTERLVTLSDGIYAIAMTLLVLDLRIPPHLTGAAFQEALRSSWPNLGAAALSFAVLAGFWRDQRRILAPLPTVSPLVTRLTLLGLGLAAVLPYPTTLLAEYASHPQTIALYAGTIAAVEAVHVTVLLLTRRQAHVSSEAPASAARRVFTAQLVSSMIVFAVSIAVAFYDTDVAMLTWIAVVPAHHLIAHRSRTGRR; encoded by the coding sequence ATGACGGATGCGAGCGCTGCCGAGGCAACGTCCCGGGCCGACACGGAACGGCTGGTGACGCTGTCCGACGGCATCTATGCCATCGCCATGACCCTGCTCGTCCTGGATCTGCGTATCCCGCCGCACCTCACGGGCGCGGCTTTCCAGGAGGCGCTGCGGTCGTCATGGCCCAACCTGGGTGCCGCCGCTCTGAGCTTCGCCGTGCTGGCCGGGTTCTGGCGTGACCAGCGACGCATTCTCGCCCCGCTGCCGACCGTGTCTCCTCTGGTCACGCGGCTCACCCTCCTCGGGCTCGGGCTGGCCGCGGTACTGCCCTACCCGACCACGCTGCTCGCCGAGTACGCGTCACACCCGCAGACCATCGCACTCTACGCCGGCACCATCGCGGCCGTGGAGGCCGTGCACGTCACGGTGCTGCTGCTCACCCGGCGTCAGGCACATGTGTCATCGGAGGCACCCGCGTCCGCCGCGCGTCGCGTGTTCACGGCGCAGCTCGTGTCGAGCATGATCGTCTTCGCGGTGTCGATCGCGGTGGCCTTCTACGACACCGACGTCGCGATGCTGACGTGGATCGCGGTCGTTCCGGCCCACCACCTCATCGCCCATCGCAGCCGGACCGGAAGGCGCTGA
- a CDS encoding hemerythrin domain-containing protein, with the protein MTAEHDVVEMILKDHRRMEDLLRRMRSVEADRAKALEQFSALLIAHGEAEESQVYGALKRFKEVDDEEVEHGAEEHHEGNAALLALLEVSEVGSDTWDTRLEALAKAVSHHLDEEERTILNGARENVPDERRAELGTAFLQEREKQLAADCGSVDSVRAIVKG; encoded by the coding sequence ATGACCGCCGAGCACGACGTCGTCGAGATGATCCTCAAGGACCACCGCCGCATGGAAGACCTCCTCCGTCGGATGCGGAGCGTGGAAGCGGACCGCGCCAAGGCGCTCGAACAGTTCTCGGCCCTGCTCATCGCCCACGGGGAGGCCGAGGAGTCCCAGGTGTACGGCGCACTCAAGCGGTTCAAGGAGGTCGACGACGAAGAGGTCGAGCACGGCGCCGAGGAACATCACGAGGGGAACGCGGCACTGCTGGCGCTCCTGGAGGTGTCCGAGGTCGGCTCCGACACCTGGGACACCCGCCTCGAAGCGCTGGCGAAGGCGGTTTCGCACCACCTCGACGAGGAGGAGCGGACCATCCTCAACGGCGCCCGGGAGAACGTCCCCGACGAGCGTCGGGCGGAGCTCGGCACGGCCTTTCTCCAGGAGCGCGAGAAGCAGTTGGCGGCGGACTGCGGCAGCGTCGACTCCGTACGTGCCATCGTGAAGGGCTGA
- a CDS encoding TIGR03086 family metal-binding protein: MDENKNVDSLGELLDISVSRAVPVVVALSDADLDRPTPCPEYDVKGLLNHLLHVMVEFRKLAAKGESDFTKTPDRVGSGPDWRELFATEAHALAAAWAQPGAEDGLTGGMNMPARLVGSMALLDVTVHAWDLARATGQQYPDDAGLAPVVSELDASVVELGDTARSMGMFDSVVDVPEDAPPLARLLAATGRDPYATVRHAT; encoded by the coding sequence ATGGACGAGAACAAGAATGTGGACAGTCTTGGTGAGCTCCTGGACATCTCGGTGTCTCGGGCCGTGCCGGTGGTCGTCGCCCTGTCGGACGCCGACCTCGACCGTCCCACCCCGTGTCCGGAGTACGACGTGAAGGGGCTGCTCAACCATCTGCTCCACGTCATGGTGGAGTTCCGGAAGCTGGCCGCGAAGGGCGAGTCGGACTTCACCAAGACGCCGGACCGGGTGGGCTCGGGGCCCGACTGGCGGGAGCTGTTCGCGACCGAGGCCCACGCGTTGGCCGCGGCGTGGGCGCAACCGGGCGCAGAGGACGGCCTGACCGGTGGGATGAACATGCCGGCCCGGCTCGTCGGGTCGATGGCGTTGCTCGATGTGACGGTCCACGCCTGGGACTTGGCCCGGGCGACCGGACAGCAGTACCCGGACGACGCCGGGCTCGCGCCTGTCGTTTCCGAACTGGACGCCTCGGTCGTCGAATTGGGCGACACGGCCCGTTCCATGGGGATGTTCGACAGCGTGGTCGACGTACCCGAAGACGCCCCTCCCCTGGCCCGCCTCCTCGCGGCAACGGGTCGCGACCCGTACGCGACGGTCCGGCACGCGACGTGA
- a CDS encoding helix-turn-helix domain-containing protein — translation MSAHDEQPRDTRGIVDPSALLTRVRFRRYEPAAPLRPYVETYWFIDWDLPAPYASHVLPHPSVNLTFQWEEDEGPPYGELTGVSAPGLYTRKLHGRGRVCGVKFWPGAFRPFAPDVPVAAWTGKVSPYEDVFPQAPDPAAILDHADDRDRVAALDACLLALAPAAPDPQAELARRLVARIRDPRDGVRRVADLAREEGLSVRSLQRLFAEYVGVSPKWCVLRYRIHEAVETAGRQDDVDWPALAAELGYSDQAHLVRDFHATVGVPPTAYPSG, via the coding sequence ATGTCCGCCCATGACGAGCAGCCTCGGGACACCCGGGGAATCGTCGATCCCTCCGCGCTGCTCACCCGCGTACGGTTCCGCCGGTACGAACCCGCCGCGCCCCTGCGTCCGTACGTGGAGACGTACTGGTTCATCGACTGGGACCTGCCCGCGCCGTATGCCTCGCACGTCCTCCCGCACCCTTCCGTGAATCTCACCTTCCAGTGGGAGGAGGACGAGGGGCCGCCCTACGGGGAGCTGACCGGGGTCAGCGCCCCTGGCCTCTACACCCGCAAGCTGCACGGGCGCGGCCGGGTCTGCGGGGTGAAGTTCTGGCCGGGTGCCTTCCGCCCCTTCGCCCCGGACGTGCCGGTCGCCGCATGGACGGGCAAGGTGTCGCCGTACGAGGACGTGTTCCCGCAGGCCCCGGACCCGGCCGCCATCCTCGACCACGCCGACGACCGCGACCGCGTCGCCGCACTGGACGCCTGTCTCCTCGCGCTCGCCCCGGCCGCTCCCGATCCTCAGGCCGAACTGGCCCGCCGGCTCGTCGCCCGCATCCGCGACCCCCGCGACGGCGTCCGCCGGGTCGCCGACCTCGCCCGCGAAGAGGGCTTGTCCGTGCGCTCGCTGCAACGCCTGTTCGCCGAGTACGTCGGCGTCAGCCCCAAGTGGTGCGTACTGCGCTACCGCATCCACGAGGCCGTGGAGACGGCCGGCCGTCAGGACGACGTCGACTGGCCCGCTCTCGCCGCCGAACTGGGCTACTCCGACCAGGCCCATCTCGTACGGGACTTCCACGCGACGGTCGGCGTCCCGCCGACGGCGTACCCCAGCGGCTAG
- a CDS encoding CGNR zinc finger domain-containing protein, protein MDTSAPLLGEPLPVELMNTIWADRDGVHDALIDAVGTRAWLQAVAPRTELLTPDEVAALPSSALEQLGGRLSDLRDALRRLAAEATEDARTTAGTGPGELQEAVARLNRAAGDTPHWSALSWTPGQEPSRHLRAEGEGAAAAVSALADEAVALFGQDTRHQLRACPGPGCVLYFMKNHPRREWCSAGCGNRARSARHYQRHRRTTV, encoded by the coding sequence ATGGACACCAGCGCACCCCTCCTGGGCGAGCCGCTCCCCGTGGAACTGATGAACACGATCTGGGCCGATCGGGACGGGGTGCACGACGCGCTGATCGACGCCGTCGGTACCAGGGCGTGGCTGCAGGCCGTCGCTCCGCGAACGGAACTGCTGACGCCGGACGAGGTCGCCGCACTCCCTTCGTCCGCCCTTGAACAGCTCGGCGGCCGACTGAGCGATCTTCGTGACGCTCTGCGTCGCCTGGCCGCGGAGGCCACCGAGGACGCGCGTACGACGGCCGGCACAGGGCCCGGCGAGCTGCAGGAAGCTGTCGCCCGCCTCAACCGGGCCGCCGGTGACACGCCTCACTGGTCCGCACTGTCCTGGACCCCGGGCCAGGAGCCCTCCCGGCACCTCCGGGCCGAGGGCGAGGGCGCGGCGGCAGCCGTCTCCGCCCTCGCCGACGAGGCCGTCGCACTCTTCGGCCAGGACACCCGTCACCAACTGCGTGCCTGTCCGGGCCCAGGATGCGTCCTGTACTTCATGAAGAACCACCCCCGCAGGGAATGGTGCTCGGCGGGCTGCGGCAACCGCGCGCGCTCCGCCCGTCACTACCAGCGCCACCGCCGCACCACCGTCTGA
- a CDS encoding pyridoxamine 5'-phosphate oxidase family protein → MTVPADKPAAGFHEGELAVQHRAGVTRDASRLSGMLAPARLGGGIARFLEDRTFAAITARDEHGTLWISPLTGSAGFLDVTSPTTLDVRALPVEGDPLRHLPAGQPVGVIVVEFATRRRLRINGEMSGKGSNGLRIDVEQAYGNCPQYIQRRHLHAADLPTAGTEPVRHADALAPDDADLIGRSDTLLVGTTHPTRGNDASHRGGDPGFVRVQDGQLWWPDYSGNNMFNTLGNIEANPETALLFCDFTTGRTLHLSGRACVEWTDPGAPGDDDHTGRRVRFSPQHVVAGRLLPVRADSVAAAPDNPPLSGRVAPLR, encoded by the coding sequence ATGACCGTCCCGGCGGACAAGCCCGCGGCAGGCTTCCACGAAGGCGAACTGGCCGTGCAGCATCGGGCGGGCGTGACGAGGGACGCGTCCCGACTCTCGGGCATGCTGGCCCCCGCACGACTCGGCGGCGGAATCGCCCGGTTCCTGGAGGACCGGACCTTCGCCGCGATCACCGCACGCGACGAGCACGGCACGCTGTGGATCTCTCCGCTCACGGGTTCGGCCGGGTTCCTCGACGTCACGTCGCCGACCACTCTGGACGTGCGGGCCCTGCCCGTCGAGGGCGATCCGCTGAGACACCTCCCCGCGGGACAGCCGGTCGGCGTGATCGTGGTCGAGTTCGCCACCCGTCGGCGCCTGCGCATCAACGGTGAGATGTCCGGCAAGGGCAGCAACGGCCTGCGCATCGACGTGGAGCAGGCGTACGGCAACTGTCCCCAGTACATCCAGCGCAGGCACCTCCATGCCGCCGACCTCCCGACCGCCGGTACGGAACCGGTCCGGCACGCCGACGCTCTGGCCCCGGACGATGCCGACCTCATCGGTCGGTCCGACACCCTCCTGGTCGGCACGACGCATCCCACGCGCGGCAACGACGCCTCGCACCGCGGCGGGGACCCAGGATTCGTGCGCGTCCAGGACGGGCAGCTGTGGTGGCCCGACTACTCGGGCAACAACATGTTCAACACGCTCGGCAACATCGAAGCCAACCCCGAAACCGCCTTGCTCTTCTGCGACTTCACCACCGGCCGCACCCTGCATCTGTCCGGCCGGGCCTGCGTGGAATGGACCGACCCAGGTGCCCCCGGCGACGACGACCACACCGGCCGCCGCGTGCGGTTCAGCCCGCAGCACGTGGTCGCCGGACGCCTCCTCCCGGTGCGCGCCGACTCCGTCGCCGCGGCCCCCGACAATCCGCCGCTGTCCGGCCGGGTGGCACCGCTGCGATGA